Sequence from the Dioscorea cayenensis subsp. rotundata cultivar TDr96_F1 unplaced genomic scaffold, TDr96_F1_v2_PseudoChromosome.rev07_lg8_w22 25.fasta BLBR01000227.1, whole genome shotgun sequence genome:
AAAAAACCAGTAAGGCCATCAAAATCCACCCCAGAACAGGATGAACTTGAACAACAGACGGATATCCACCTGGATTAGACTGTTCTATCCTTCTCCCAAAAACTTACTTGCAACTTGTTTTAATAACCTAAAACTGAAACTTGCTCAATGATTTTCACAAAGAAAAGCTGTATTATTCAGAATCGAAAAAGCTGAAGACAAAAAGGAATGCTATCATAAATATGATGAGATAACTAAGTATTCCACGCAAAGCAGGGTTTTCAAGCACTTTCAAGGAAATAATCCACAGGATTTCCTTATGTATAATTTTGGAACTACTGAAGAAAGAAGTCAAAGCATGAGGACATACAGTGCGTTGCCCAGGCATGATTCTGGACACATGGTTCAACTTGAGGTGCTTTTCCTCTTTCCCTGAAAACCATATTAACATAGACTCATCCTGAAAACAAGCAATATTAAGGCTTGCATAAGGATTTAGcagataaaaaatttatccataaaatttaaaacataagaCATGTAAGAAGTTGAAGTTGAGGCACTGGAAGTTGGAGACCAGCAATCATTTTCCAGATAATATTGTGCACAAATGCTACGGGAGAAGTGTCCATGGATTTTACAACTTTCTACAACTTCCAGTTGAGACAGCTCATAACTCTACATGGTTCATGGAAAAATCTGGATAACAAGGAATTTTGGTTCTAAAGCAGAAAAAGTGAAGAAAGGAAGTGAAGggaatattttaaaagaaacagGTTTTTAAGCCTGTGTGTACTATCTATCATAAAGGCTCTTCTGAGTTCTGACAGATCACTAGTGGCCCTTGGCTCAAGTAGGTACTACCTCTCCTTGAGTGAGACTTTGTGTTAAATTCTTTGGTGCTTGCATATTattattgccaaaaaaaaagggACTCATATAGGAACTTATTCTAGAAAGGAAGGTGTGATGGCATGAAAGATGAATAAGTCTTTCATGGTACTAATTTATTTTACCATTCAAAACCAGCTGAATTGTGATCAATGAGATCCAAAAAGAAGCTAAGGTGTAACAATGAGGTATTAAGGCTGGAGTTAGCATTATCACCCtgtcattattgattttatcttgggTTCAGCAATTCTAAAATTTACAGGAAAGATCTTCACAAAGTCTCATAAACTTGGATAAATCAATTTTCCAGCCAAAAGTTCATGTAAGCACAAGGTGAGAGTCTTTTCCAAACAAGAAGATGCGAAGAAGAGAAAGTTGACATTGAGACCAAAGAGGCGTCACTTCAACATTCTTTCCAAGGTTCTTCCACTTGATTTCtaacaaaaaatttgaagagcataagaataaaaatgcATAAAATTTACATTGCTCGTTAACTTGATTATTGTACTTTTTATAAAGATGGAAATACTTGCCAAAGTATCTGATATTATATTAAATCCCCTATAGAACTAATGAAGAAGCAATGATCTAATCAAAAATCACCAAAGGATATTCGaagttgttcttgttcttttgtcTATATCTAAACATTGACAAAAGGGTATGTGTAAGAAGAAGGAATCTAAGATCAAGTAAATGCAATGTAATATTACATATATTTCACTGCCATAGAAGAAAACTGAATCAGGCTGTGCAGAATGTCTGCGGACACTTAAATTCTTACACTGGACACTCTGAAAGGGCAAAATTTAGGCTTTCCTCTGCGCCCATACTTGAGCAAACATGCACCCTTTTTAAGAGCAATGATGGCCTGAAGTAgataatcaaatataaatatgatcaaatattaaaaattcaaaaacaaataaattaatcgAAGTTACTAAATGCTAAAGATCTCACAAGATATAGAAAACATCTCTCATATCTTAAGTTAACTATAAGGAAAGAATCATTATTAAACTTGAACAGGGTGGATGTTTTGGCTGCAATACCATAAAATAAAGTGAATAAGAATAAGACTGCTTTTGTTCAAGAAATCATGAAATGAGTAATAAGCCATGCaacaatgcaaaataaacaaataaaccaacaaataaataaatgctatcgcaagtaaagaaaattttggaaccaaatacaaataactgagatttttgttttttatttgctatTAAGCACGTGGACatcttaatataatttttatgctCTAGTGAACTAAAAGCATGATGTTTTCACATATCACCATCTAGCATTATCAATGACATGAGATATTAGAATCAGTGATACTTGATAAACCAAGACTAACTAGACAAAAAAATCCATTTTCTTAGATgataacctaatatattatCTAAACTGGATATTATCAAAAAACTTAGGCTGATAGAATGAGAGTCTCAGACTGACAATTTGTATCTACCAAATTAATCAATGTGGGACTATTAGCTACTCTAATACACTCCCTAGATACTTGCTAATCTATTTTAACTAGCCATGTTCCAAACAATCTAGACAACCTAAGCTTTAATACCatgttagatgcaaaccaaacatattatctaAGCTCGATTCGACCAAAAGCTTAAGCTGATAGAATGAgtcttatatattcaaattcatatttaccACACTAATCAATGTGGGGCCATTAGTTACTCTAATGCATTTGGGATGGCTACAGAAAATCAGCATGAACATGAGccaaattttattcaaacaCGCAATTCAGTAAAATGAATGCCTCAGCCATTGCTAATCAAAAAAGCTCTATAGTCATTTCCACTTCACTATTCTCTGTTTGGATTGCTACTACACTCCTCAACTAAgataattttaaacaaaaggaATTAGCACATTTTTCAGTGATTCAAATAGTTCATCAGATGTAAAATGTATGTGTTCAccacaacaataaataaaactcaacaTGAACTCCAGTATCTTCAATTTCACCTAATGTGCTTCTAGTTCCATATTGACTGTATATAGTATGTCTTGCACATTGAAAAAGATACGAAAAGTATCTAAATGTCCCAAACTCCAGAAGAATTGCCAAActctttacatttattttaaactatttgGATAAGTCTTGTTTCTTTGCTAGCCAAGGCACTCTTGAATATATGCTTTTTTCGAACCTAATAACATTTGCTTATATTTGTTCTATTTTCTCATTCATTTCTTTCTGATTTTCCTTGACAAAGCCTCACAACTCCTTggttgtatataaatataaagggTTTCCCAAAGGAAGATTAAGAtcataaaaggaaaagaaacaaacaaacatggACTTTGCATGAGCCTTATGGTTGGGTCCACTTTGATTTTTATGAACTCAATCATTCACTTCATTCTTTACCACAATATTTTATGAACAAGTGCCATATATAACTCCACTTTCTACACAAATCGTCTAGATTCTAGACAATGGGTCAATTTTGGCTATTACTTTTGGTGACAACAAAGTATTAAGTTCTAGTCACATGAATTCTGCTAggttatatattcttttttatttaaaacacaaTTTTCTAAAGTTAAAGGAATTCTTTTAGTGATGAATACTAAATATAAATTAGTATCTATTTAGTTAAATTATTAGTAGTGatgtaaaaaattgttattcatAATTGTCCTTGTTTTAAAATTTCCTATGATTTCTTCCATCTCATAAGAGTATCTGCTATGCATGTGCTTTTGATCTCAAACTGTTGGAACAAGCTTGGTagatttaagttttaaaaatttgtcaAGTCTAAggcaaattttaaattacaatatCCAAATTCTAGGGATCAGCCTATCTGGTGTTTACCCAAATTTATCCAGGTAATGAATTAAATGAGAAAGAGAACATTTTCCACATAAAAACCAATAGCCTTTCATCTGgtaggtttaaaacaaaatattaacagtatgtcataaaatttttcaaagcaTAAACcattaatatatttaacaaaaGAGAGTTTTGGTTGTGAGAAGCTTTTAATCTGGAGTGATATGGTATAAAGTATAGATCATAATGTTAGACCATTTGAAATGAACTTGTCAAATTTCCTATATACCAAGAACTTTCTCACAATCATTGTTAGTGAAGTCCAAAGTCACTAGGGAGGGAGAAGGCAAACTAAAATTATCATACTCAGCAGACTCAGATGGATCAACTTTTCATAGTTGTTTCTTGACccacctcattttttttttttcagtttatgagtgaaaatagtaaaaattcaTTGAAATTAGCCACATAACTAAAGTGAcaaatgttataaatatatgGGAATCCAGTAGAAGTCTTGCAAAGAAGCTAGAGAATGAGCCTAGTTAAGCAGATCTAAAGCTTTATGATATTCCCTCCATTTGTGAAAAGCATGGCTCCACATAGATCATCATATAAGTCTGGGAGAAAGAAGAGCCATCCAATGGTGGTCTATTTTCCTTAAAATCCAAGTCCACATAATGGTTTGGTTATATCCAGTTGTCAAAACGAAACAAGTTAGAGGATAAGatggatttgatttttaaattccAAAGAGATGGCATGTACCAAATAGCAAGGCCAATGCAGAAACAATAGAGTTGATCTAGCATCTGAATTGTTAATTCAAACCAAAGTATTGGTTTGACTTTTCCTCATAAAAACTCAAGTATCCCAATGTATAACTGGACCAACTGGAAAAATATGAGcttacattttattatattttaatttttctttcagcCCCAAAGATGACAAACAGCCAAAGCGAGTATTGGTTTTGCAACGATTGCTTTTtgacaaaatcaaaaataatggGTGAACATTTACCTTCAACAGTTGGAATTTTTATGCAGCAAGCTTCAGGTATAATTTAAGGCTCATCAGCCAGTATTAGTGGATTTTTAAGACCAGAAAGAATAGCAATGACAATGCTTCCACTAGCATTAGGAAAACAAACCTTGAGTGTTatccaaaacaacaacaaatgtaTAATTCAACTCTAGAACCCAAGCTTCTTGAACTTGCCTAATATAGTTCCAATAGAACCCTGCCATAGACTTCACTGTGATACCACATTGTTAATGTAGATGTTATACCAATTTTGCAGCCTTGAGTGGCAACTAGAAAACCAACAATAGCTCATAATAATATAATCGAGATGTTGACCATCTTCATCCCAGTAAAATCTACATAATGAAATTAACAACAGAAAGCACAATTGATCAGAGCTCCTTACCCCACTGCtctcaaaagaacaaaaaataataaaagaaaaaaagtcaattcagaaaatcaaaaacaacagatgaaaaaagaagaaaaagccaAGGAAGAACAGTTCAACGATAATTCTCTGCTGTGAGCCCACACCAACAACAACCATTGTTCAAAATGTGACTTTTTACACTTCATCTATCTATCTCTTAATCTTCTGCAACAAATCATCGTGAAGCATCATCACTCAAATCCTAACATGATCACAACCATTGAAATACCAATTCAGAAACATATCTCTGTAAAATTTTTACCAGTCTGGGTACCAGGCATGATTTAATGAAACATAGCTAAAATCATAAACCCCGAAATCTCAATCACACTAACtcttggggaaaaaaataccaGAACAAAATCATTCCCAGTATTCTCAAACTGCTGATTCTTGACAACAGCAATGCAAATGCAAATCAATATCAACCAATTCATTATTCATTCATGCACTTCACAACAATACCAAACcccaaaattcaaacaaaaatccaagtaaaaacctattaaaaacaagaatgtACCTGCTTGATGTCCCTCTCGACGGCTCCAGTCCTGGACTCACCGGCGGCCGCCGACATCGCCGGATCACGCTTCGTAACAACTCAAACGATCACAAGAGCGATCGCAGAAGGAATCAAAGCCCATGCCATTCTCATGAAACAGATTGAGACGGCGAAACGAaggagatggagaaaaagaaaaggtggcttctttttttccctacctttttctttttaatatattcgaTCTTACATGCAATGATGCGtgagatttaaataaaattaaaaattaaaaaattaaaaaagagttGAAGTAGCAATGGGGGGGGAGGCGGAAGCATGTAAATGGAAAGTAGGACCCACAAATGCTTAGATCATGCTTTTGTTtggaagagagaaagaaaatgtAAATATTAGGAATGtgtcattttctttttggatttaCTGCtgagtgttgaagtaatcagattcttaatttattaaacccttgatttgaaaatattttgacTGGTGGACTCTGTTTTATGTCAACTGTGGACTTCAAGacttttagaagaaaaaaaaaacaaaaacagagtttgtgatatttttatgtCATTAAAATTACTATCAATTTGCTTGTTTGCCACCTAAAACGGATGATGTTAGCAATGATTGTTTTTTAAGATGTCACCATCCCAACATGTTGGTCTACTCATGCTTATAATGCTGGCAATTATCACTAGTGAATCTGGAGTCATCCAGCTTGCAATTGGTAGTTTgttagttattatatttgttgatttatttcataACTGTTAGTAATTGTGCATTACCGCATCTCATTAGACTCATTGTATCTATTTGGTTTCGGTTAATTAAgtcatggtttatttttttttccaaaaaatagtaattaatgaaaattagaTTATTATATCAGTTTTGATTGCAACGGCTTGTTTTTATTAGTTAGGATCAAATACTTTCTCAACAATTTGTTCATATGGTCTATAAAGCAATTGTACAACCACCCGTGGATGATAGGTCATCTCTTCAactctatttttatttgtaattggttcatgaaattattaaatttaactaGGAAATATTTCATGTGTCAAACGGTTCGTAGCCCAAAAATAATGACCATGTTACATAAGTCATTGGTGGTGGGATTTAATAACCCCAAGTTCAAGTCTAGTTGTACACAGTGATGATAATAAGTCTCTAGTTGTTGGTGTAAGCTTGCAACCCGAACCTCATATCACTGAGTAAGGGTGCACGGGCTGCATGATCAAATTCTCATCCCATATTTATCCATCCGTATGCAtgatcaaaaaaatatatatatattcatgcaaaTGGATGGATAAATACTTCCTAACAAGGGATAGCCCTAGATATTGTATAATAATCTAATGGAAACTACCACGGAACCACGTAGCTCATTCTTAACCATGAGTTtataaatgggaaaaaaaatttagtaagcCACTAACCTattcttttgtttcattttggtattcaaacttcaatttgaatcaaagtggatactaaactttaattttctttcaacGGGAGGTCACTTGAGAGATTTCAGCTCCTATTTCCTGATGTATGTCTTCATCACACATCATTAGCACTTAACTCATCAGCATCTCCAACACACATCATAGGTCCACTTGGTGTCTCCACATCACCTTGAGGAGGCCAAGTCACCTAACACCATCCATGTCAGCACCATATTCTTCTATTTCATTCCAAAGAGAGTAAGAGAGACAACAAGCTAGCATCTTCATTCCATAGAGAGACACAATGTACGACCATGCTCTTTTTCAAAATCCAATCACTGTGGCGAAGCTCATGCTCAACCATCCTTTGTGCTTTTTCTTCGAGCTCTAACCACTCTCCGGTCAAGCATGCATGCCAACCCCACTCCATTTCGACCATGAGTCAGATCCTCACAACCTCTATGCGGTTCCATGCTTTTATTGGTGATGAAGATCATCATCATGAGGAAGCTCTTCAAAGACTCTCCAAAGATAATTCTGTGTCTCCAGTGGTGAAGTATTCCGGTGATCTCATGTGGGCTTATGAAATCGGATGAGGAGGAGTATATAACGGTGAGATGCTCGATGGAAATTGTGAATGAAAAGGCAAAGTTGATGAGAAGTGGAAGAGGATGGAAGCCAAGCCTTGAAATTATTCAAGAGAGAGTCTTAGAGAAGAAACCAtgtatcattattattattattatggaataTAAATGTTTACCATAATTGGAATGCACTTGAGGTGTTTGATGGAATGCTCATTGAGCAAAGTTGCAAGCGAAATCTTATTTTGAGGTTTGATGAGTGGTGTGTATCCCTCAAGTGTACgaggtcaccaagtaatacctcgtgtaaaacacaaggatcatattcctcaGGGCTAAAGATCTACTATTAGTCCTTTGCagcctattatctagcctaactCTTAAGTGAAGGGTTTCTACTTAACTAGTTgtggaaaaacaaataaaatgccATTACAAAGTGAAGGCTAAAGCAAGAGGCTACAAGGATGAATAACAAAAGACGCAAAGGTGGTTTGGACTGAGGGATTCTAAATTAGGTCAACCCCAATCTCTTGACAATTGGACCCTAATCCCATAAGAGTGTTGATCGGAATCTCTTCTGGATCAACCTTcttacgattgcattaagaacaaggaaatcCCCAATTGCAAGAGCAAACGCTATCTAGGTCTACTCTTAAGAATCAGAGGACTACAAACACCCAATCTTTTGGTGCGTCGGCATAAACAACCCTTTCTAATCCATTCAAGATTTAATACACATAAGTAGGTCACATCCAATGTTTTTAaacccggaccggaccggccggtccgaCCGGCAAACCCGGGAACCGGGTCACAGTCCGGTCCGGGTTTCTATTAAATGTTGACCAAAACTTGAACCGGTCAAACCCACTCAAAACCGGTGAACCGTTTGACCAGACCCGGTCAAAACCCGGTTCaactatttttggttttttttttttgtttttttatcaaaaaaataaaagagagagagctTGGCTGTAGCTCTTCTCCACCCGTCTCCGTAGCTTCCCTCTTTGGCCGAGCCTCTACCCACCGGACCATCATCGGACCTCCGATAGCCACCTTAGTAGCCGCCGATAGCCACCGGACCATCACCGGACCACCGCCGGAGGTGAGTCAAAAACcgaaaaccctagatctagatctctttttttctttttttctttttttagttatttcatgttgttgtaacgttgttgttgtttttatttattcattctttttgtttttttggtttttagtttgtgtttttttagtttttgaagtTCAGGAAATGTGAGTTCtttgttgtttaaaaatttttaaatgaattggctttgtgatttagtgttttatttctttttatttcttttggggcgttgattttgtttttttgttgtagtttgtgtttttttggttttttaagttCGTGGGAATGTGAGTtctttgatatttaaatgaattgccttgtgattttttggtttttgattatgTGTTGGTAACTTGGTATGAGTTGAAGATTGTGAGGAAAGAAAAGGGATTTGTGGTGTTAATTGATTAGAAAATAAAGTTATTGGATGACAAAGAGaatggaatttttttgaataCTTTGAAGTTGTTGGATGTTCTTTCGTCGTTTGTTTTCTActcatttttttgtgtttttttggattgatttttgATTATTGGCATGAATTAAAggaaatttttattgattgattagTGTGAGCTAATggaaatttttattgttgattgattgGCTAATAAAGTCATTGGATGTTGAAGAGCATGGCATTTATGTACTTTGAAGTTACTGAATGTTGAAGAGCATGAAATTTAGTGCTTTGTAGTAATTGgatgttctttttttctatctTCGATTGTCCAATTTATGAATTAATTGCTcaagtttttttcatttttcattgatttttgatTATTAGCGTGAACTAAGATTGGgtggaaaaagaaaggaaattttTATTGTAGATGAATTGGAGAATAAAGTTGCGAGGATGTTGAAGAGCACTTCTTTGCTAAATTGTTCATTCTGTGTAGTATATTAGTGaagttttttgtttgattacttGAATGAATGGCtcaagatatatttatttatttaatttttctttcttctaattCTAGTCTAGGATACAACAAAATGGATACCACCGAAACGGAATCGACACCGTCAAATGAAGTGCAATCAAATACAACCGGTGCACATATTCGACAAAAAAAAGATATTGCATGGAGATATATTAGTGAGGCACAAAATTCTCAAGGAAAGAAAGTTTTGATTTGCACTTTTTGTCATAAACAAAATGCGGGTGGAGGGATCAACCGAATGAAACAACATCTTGCAGGATCAAAAGGCAATGTTGATTCATGCAAATATGTACCTTCAGATGTTCGATTTTTAATGCAAGGATCATTGAAAGAGAATGCTCAAAAAggccaaaagaaaagaaaaggatgttTTTGGTGATGTCAATCTTTTTGGTGAATCAATTCATGAATTTGAAggtgatgatgttgaagatgtTTCCGATCAAGTTAGCAAAAGAATTCCTTGTGTGGGTGCAAATTCTAAAGGGAAAAGAAAGGCCTCTTGTAGTATTGAATCATATTTCAAGAATGGAATTGCGGATCCTACCCAACCTAGCATAAAGGCTTCCTTGCAAAGTAAGGAGAAATGGCATGATACGGATATGTCCATTGCTATGTGGTTTTATCATGCTTGTATTCCATTGAATGCCATTAATTCTCCATTTTTCCAAGTTGCAATTAGCAAGATAGCAAGTATGGGCCATGGATATATTAGTCCTAGTTATCATGCACTAAGGGTTAATTTATTAAGAGATTGCAAGCAACAAGTGAAGCTAATTATTGATACTTTTCAAAGAACTTGGGCTGAAACAGGATGCACTATCATGGGTGATGGATGGACAGATAATAGACAAAGatctttgatcaatttcttggtGTACTCTCCTAAGGGGATTTCATTTATTAAGTCAGTTGATGCTTCAAGCTTTATTACAAATGCCGAGACATTATGCAATCTTTTTTCTGATATTATTGAAATGGTTGGGCCTAAAAATGTTGTTCATATGGTGACAGATAATGGAGCAAATTATAAGGCTGCTGGAAGGAAAATTAGAGAGAAATATGTTGACATTTATTGGTCTCCATGTGCTGCTCATTCAATAAATTTGATAATGAAAGACATTGCCGAAATGCCAACAGTTCATAGTTTGGCAATTCTTGCTTCAAAGATAACGGTATTTGTCTATAATCATAAGTGGGTTTTGAATTGGTTGAGAACGCAACCAAAATGGACAAAAATTATCCATCCTGGAGCTACTCGGTTTGCTACTACTTTTATTGCATTGAAGAGCTTGCATGACCACAAAGATTACTTACAATCTTTGGTCGTATCTTCTGACTTTAAAAAGCTTCTCAATGTTCCAAAAGGGAGAGAAGTTAAGCAAATTgttttggatgaaaatttttGGAGAAATTGCTTGATAATGGTGAAGATAATGGGTCCTCTAATTCGTTTATTACGGATTTGTGATTCTGATGAAAAACCGGCAATGGGTTATGTGTATGACGGCATATATAGGGCCCGGAAAGGCATCAAGGAattatttaaaggaaaaaaacacttGTACAAGCCCTACACTTCCATTATCAAAGAACGGTGGCATAGAACTCTACGAACGGGTATTCATGTCTTGGCATATTGGTTGAATCCGGCATTTCAATTtcatgagcacaacttgtgccaaAAATTAGAAGTTCAACGGGGCATACTTGATGTGATTGAGCAACAAACATTGTTTAAAGCAAGTGACTTAATGGAAGAGATGAAAATATTTAGGGAAAGGCAAAAAACTTTTACTCGACCACTTGCTTTAAGCACTAGCAAGACTACAACTCCCGGtaagaatgaaattatttttatttttaacttgaataattatatttcatttttttgagtttttttattgattgttcaacatattaacatgtgcaatttttttcttagatGAATGGTGGAAATTCTTTTGGTTGTGATGTTCCTAATTTGCAAAAGTTGGCTATTAGAATTCTTAGTCAAACGGCTTCTTCTTCCGGATGCGAACGTAATTGGAGTGTATTCGAACGTATACAtaccaagaaaaagaaataggtTGGAGCATCAAAGGCTTAATGACTTGGTTTATGTTCATTACAATTTACGGTTGCAACATAGGTAAGTAAGTTTATGTTATTGctttgataaaaagaaaaaaattatacatgagATTGATTTGTCTCATTAGGTTGGCTTCAAAAAAAGTCTTTATGATCCAATTGATTATGAATGCATTGATAAAAACGGAATTTTTGGGTGGTGGAAGAGGAGGTTGAAGGAGAACTTGCCTTTGATGAGTTAGAGTCTATGTTGGAGGAGCAACAAAGAATTAGTGAAGAATCAACCAACTTTTCTAAAggtaaatttttattagtttttttgaaatattatcctttaataactaatgtttttttcatacttaattatatatatatttttttgaggtATTGAAGATGACATGGTTACCGTCGAGGAGGATGATAATGCAATGATTGATGTTGGAAGAATGACTAGCAATGATTTAGATGAAGAAGATTGGCTCACATCTcctccaaaaaaattaaattgaaatgttTTTGATATGTTTAgttatgttatatattgttGGATCGGTGGCTTTTTACTTTGATGTTTCTCAAAAACATTATTATGTactttttgttatgtttttgatATGTGATATGATGTTGCATTGTTGTGgagtttttcttatttctcaAAACATGACATGTATCTTTTATATGGTttgttattaacttattatattGTTATGAACTATGTTGTTATGAgttatgttgttattgttgttatgttttatagagttgtattttttatgtattttgtcATGAATTTTGATGTTGTTATGTCAGTATTATGCAGGAAAATAaagtacaaaaaatatttttatagtggatgttattatttatatatatatatatatataaaatatttatgacaTCATCCGGTCCGACCAAAACGGTTCATCCGGTCGGACCGACTGACCCATGACCCAATGATGAGACCGGTTCACTTCCCGGTCCGGGTTTAAAAACATTGGTCACATCAACATGTACAACTTATAAAGAACTATGGATCTCTCCACATGTAATTCTAGCATGAGagcacaatggattaaatcacaaACTAAACTGATGCAATAGAATTAAATACCAATCattcaaaatacatgatgaaccccccaaggttcaccgacatccagtggccttggggttctagtgtgccatcaaacaaGTATAAACAACAATGTAGACTAAAACACAAGAAAAGTTCATAAGCGACACTTACTAGatgaaatgatgatgaagatgaggtagatcaggccgaatgacgcttcccctagCTGAAGGCTGCTTCCCAATCCTAAGAACTCCTCTCCTTTCAAGGTGGTGGATCTCCCCTTTGAAAGATAGTGCTTCGAAACCTCAAAAGCCCTTG
This genomic interval carries:
- the LOC120253856 gene encoding uncharacterized protein LOC120253856; translation: MLKKAKRKEKDVFGDVNLFGESIHEFEGDDVEDVSDQVSKRIPCVGANSKGKRKASCSIESYFKNGIADPTQPSIKASLQSKEKWHDTDMSIAMWFYHACIPLNAINSPFFQVAISKIASMGHGYISPSYHALRVNLLRDCKQQVKLIIDTFQRTWAETGCTIMGDGWTDNRQRSLINFLVYSPKGISFIKSVDASSFITNAETLCNLFSDIIEMVGPKNVVHMVTDNGANYKAAGRKIREKYVDIYWSPCAAHSINLIMKDIAEMPTVHSLAILASKITVFVYNHKWVLNWLRTQPKWTKIIHPGATRFATTFIALKSLHDHKDYLQSLVVSSDFKKLLNVPKGREVKQIVLDENFWRNCLIMVKIMGPLIRLLRICDSDEKPAMGYVYDGIYRARKGIKELFKGKKHLYKPYTSIIKERWHRTLRTGIHVLAYWLNPAFQFHEHNLCQKLEVQRGILDVIEQQTLFKASDLMEEMKIFRERQKTFTRPLALSTSKTTTPDEWWKFFWL